One Streptomyces sp. SAI-135 DNA segment encodes these proteins:
- a CDS encoding carboxylesterase family protein, which produces MTAVQADPVVGTPYGRVRGRYENQVAVFRGIPYAAPPFGPRRFRPPEPPERWDGVRDTVAFGPTAPKPPYSEAFAQYLSDPFVPGDDCLNLNVWTPEPGPGARLPVLVWLHGGALTRGSSAVPVYDGHAFARDGIVFVSVNYRLGVEGYGLFPDTPANPGLRDQLAALQWVHEAIGAFGGDPARVTLAGQSAGAISAGALLASPQAQGLFRRAVLQSGPPEAGDRDKVRRMVRRMATRLKVPATAAAFAEVDRDLLLRTQAEVGRLSSPVLGGPAFGIVVDGDLVPRDPLEALTEPGAGLAKDVDLMLGWTSEEYRLWLVPGGLLERVDRLGPVALAGAMARCHCGSEVVRGYRALHPGAGTAEIVGQMVTDHLLRIPLHRLAEARPGSSYLYEFAWPSNLPQLGACHALELGFVFDTGNTPESAKLAGEGAPTELADAMHGAWVRFVADGDPGWQPWDATHPVQIFGKGDPHLASGPRDGDFAVWTADPTTERTAPVSEPAEGWPARTAELRSVVRRLRRSGLARRH; this is translated from the coding sequence ATGACAGCAGTCCAGGCGGACCCCGTGGTCGGCACGCCGTACGGGCGGGTACGCGGCCGGTACGAGAACCAGGTCGCGGTGTTCCGGGGCATCCCCTACGCGGCCCCGCCCTTCGGCCCCCGCCGGTTCCGGCCGCCGGAGCCGCCCGAGCGCTGGGACGGGGTGCGCGACACGGTCGCCTTCGGGCCGACGGCGCCGAAACCGCCGTACTCCGAGGCCTTCGCGCAGTACCTCTCCGACCCCTTCGTGCCCGGCGACGACTGCCTCAACCTCAACGTGTGGACGCCCGAGCCCGGACCGGGGGCCCGGCTGCCGGTCCTGGTGTGGCTGCACGGCGGCGCACTGACCAGGGGGTCCTCCGCGGTGCCGGTGTACGACGGGCACGCCTTCGCCCGGGACGGCATCGTGTTCGTCTCGGTGAACTACCGGCTCGGCGTCGAGGGCTACGGCCTCTTCCCGGACACCCCCGCCAACCCGGGTCTGCGCGACCAGCTCGCCGCGCTGCAGTGGGTCCACGAGGCGATCGGGGCCTTCGGCGGCGACCCGGCGCGCGTCACGCTGGCCGGGCAGTCGGCCGGCGCCATCAGCGCCGGCGCCCTGCTGGCCTCCCCGCAGGCCCAGGGACTGTTCCGGCGGGCGGTCCTGCAGAGCGGGCCGCCCGAGGCGGGCGACCGCGACAAGGTACGGCGGATGGTGCGCCGCATGGCCACCCGGCTGAAGGTCCCCGCCACCGCCGCGGCCTTCGCCGAGGTCGACCGTGACCTGCTGCTGCGCACCCAGGCCGAGGTGGGCCGGCTCAGCAGCCCGGTCCTCGGCGGACCGGCGTTCGGGATCGTGGTCGACGGCGACCTCGTGCCGCGCGACCCCCTGGAGGCGCTCACCGAGCCCGGCGCCGGCCTCGCGAAGGACGTCGACCTCATGCTGGGCTGGACCAGCGAGGAGTACCGCCTCTGGCTCGTCCCGGGAGGTCTGCTGGAGCGGGTCGACCGGCTCGGCCCGGTCGCCCTCGCCGGTGCCATGGCCCGCTGCCACTGCGGCTCCGAGGTGGTCCGCGGCTACCGCGCCCTGCACCCCGGAGCCGGTACCGCCGAGATCGTCGGCCAGATGGTCACCGACCACCTGCTCCGCATCCCCCTGCACCGCCTCGCCGAGGCCCGCCCCGGCTCGTCTTACCTCTACGAGTTCGCCTGGCCCTCGAACCTGCCGCAACTCGGCGCCTGCCACGCCCTCGAGCTGGGCTTCGTCTTCGACACCGGGAACACCCCCGAGTCGGCCAAGCTCGCGGGCGAGGGCGCCCCGACCGAGCTCGCCGACGCCATGCACGGGGCCTGGGTGCGCTTCGTCGCCGACGGCGACCCCGGCTGGCAGCCCTGGGACGCCACCCACCCCGTGCAGATCTTCGGCAAGGGCGACCCCCACCTCGCGTCCGGCCCTCGGGACGGCGATTTCGCGGTGTGGACGGCGGACCCGACCACCGAGCGGACGGCGCCCGTGTCGGAACCGGCTGAGGGCTGGCCCGCGCGGACCGCGGAGCTGCGGTCGGTCGTACGACGGCTGAGGCGCTCGGGCCTGGCCCGGCGTCACTGA
- a CDS encoding glycoside hydrolase family 43 protein, with protein sequence MSRAPDVPHRRLLLKGALAAGALAATPTAAEAAPRPKKAAPFVNPLVRNRADPHIHRHTDGHYYFTATAPEYDRIVLRRSRTINGLATADESVVWTKHPTGVMGAHIWAPELHRIGGKWYIYFASAPAESVWDIRIWVLENANPNPFKGTWVERGQIRTAWETFSLDATTFTHRGTRYLAWAQHEPGLDNNTGLFLSRMANPWTLTGPQIRLSTPQYDWECVGYKVNEGPSVIARNGRLFMSYSASATDRHYCMGLLTADADADLMNPASWSKSPTPVFTSNDTTRQYGPGHNCFTVAEDGRSDVLVYHARPYKEIVGDPLNDPNRHTRVQKLGWHADGTPDFGVPVADTAMDTEVAS encoded by the coding sequence ATGAGCCGCGCCCCCGACGTCCCCCACCGGCGACTGCTGCTGAAAGGTGCCCTGGCCGCGGGCGCCCTGGCCGCGACCCCCACCGCCGCCGAAGCCGCCCCGCGCCCGAAGAAGGCCGCACCCTTCGTGAACCCGCTCGTCCGCAACCGCGCCGACCCTCACATCCACCGTCACACCGACGGCCACTACTACTTCACCGCCACCGCCCCCGAGTACGACCGCATCGTCCTGCGCCGCTCCCGCACCATCAACGGCCTCGCGACCGCGGACGAGTCCGTCGTCTGGACCAAGCATCCGACCGGTGTCATGGGCGCCCACATCTGGGCACCGGAGCTCCATCGCATCGGCGGCAAGTGGTACATCTACTTCGCCTCCGCGCCCGCCGAGAGCGTGTGGGACATCCGCATCTGGGTCCTGGAGAACGCCAACCCCAACCCCTTCAAGGGCACTTGGGTGGAGAGGGGCCAGATCCGGACTGCCTGGGAGACCTTCTCCCTGGACGCCACCACCTTCACCCACCGCGGCACCCGCTACCTCGCCTGGGCCCAGCACGAGCCCGGCCTGGACAACAACACCGGTCTCTTCCTGTCGAGGATGGCGAATCCCTGGACGCTGACGGGGCCTCAGATCAGGCTCTCCACACCGCAGTACGACTGGGAGTGCGTCGGCTACAAGGTCAACGAGGGGCCCTCGGTCATCGCCCGCAACGGCCGCCTGTTCATGTCCTACTCGGCCAGCGCCACCGACCGGCACTACTGCATGGGCCTGCTCACGGCCGACGCGGACGCCGACCTCATGAACCCGGCGAGCTGGTCCAAGTCACCCACCCCCGTGTTCACCAGCAACGACACCACCAGGCAGTACGGCCCCGGCCACAACTGCTTCACCGTCGCCGAGGACGGCCGCAGTGACGTCCTCGTCTACCACGCCCGCCCGTACAAGGAGATCGTCGGCGACCCGCTGAACGACCCCAACCGCCACACCCGCGTGCAGAAGCTCGGCTGGCACGCGGACGGCACGCCTGACTTCGGCGTACCGGTGGCGGACACCGCCATGGACACGGAGGTCGCGTCTTGA
- the mmuM gene encoding homocysteine S-methyltransferase codes for MTRDTPEVPAALARPFAEALAAGPVVLDGGMSNQLESAGHDLSDELWSARLLAERPEAITEAHLAYYEAGADVAITSSYQATFEGFGKRGIGRERAAELLALSVGLAREATRRAKANGVRRPLYVAASVGPYGAMLADGSEYRGRYGLSVAELEAFHRPRLEVLAAAVPDVLALETIPDADEAEALLRAVRGLGVPAWLSYSVAGGRTRAGQPLEEAFALAADADEVVAVGVNCCVPGDVDSAIGIAARVTGKPVVVYPNSGETWDAGARRWEGSSTFTPEEVSGWRQAGARLIGGCCRVGPEAISGIAGAVR; via the coding sequence ATGACCCGCGACACCCCGGAAGTCCCCGCCGCCCTCGCCCGCCCCTTCGCCGAAGCCCTCGCGGCCGGCCCGGTCGTGCTCGACGGCGGAATGTCCAACCAGCTGGAGTCCGCCGGACACGACCTGAGCGACGAGCTGTGGTCGGCGCGGCTGCTCGCGGAGCGGCCCGAGGCGATCACCGAAGCGCATCTCGCGTACTACGAGGCGGGCGCCGACGTGGCGATCACCTCCAGCTACCAGGCCACCTTCGAGGGGTTCGGCAAGCGCGGGATCGGGCGCGAGCGGGCGGCCGAGCTGCTCGCCCTGAGCGTCGGGCTGGCGCGGGAGGCGACCCGCCGGGCGAAGGCGAACGGAGTACGGCGGCCGCTGTACGTGGCCGCCTCGGTCGGACCGTACGGCGCGATGCTCGCGGACGGCTCGGAGTACCGGGGCCGCTACGGGCTGAGCGTGGCCGAGCTGGAGGCGTTCCACCGGCCCCGGCTCGAGGTGCTGGCGGCGGCCGTGCCCGACGTCCTGGCGCTGGAGACGATCCCGGACGCCGACGAGGCCGAGGCGCTGCTCCGGGCGGTCCGCGGTCTCGGTGTCCCGGCCTGGCTCTCCTACTCCGTCGCGGGCGGCCGCACCCGTGCGGGGCAGCCGCTGGAGGAGGCGTTCGCCCTGGCCGCCGACGCGGACGAGGTCGTCGCGGTCGGCGTCAACTGCTGTGTCCCCGGGGACGTGGACAGCGCGATCGGGATCGCCGCGCGGGTCACCGGCAAGCCGGTCGTCGTCTATCCCAACAGCGGGGAGACCTGGGACGCGGGGGCGCGGCGCTGGGAGGGCAGCTCCACGTTCACCCCGGAGGAGGTCTCGGGGTGGCGGCAGGCGGGAGCGCGGCTGATCGGGGGGTGCTGCCGGGTGGGGCCCGAGGCGATCTCCGGTATCGCGGGGGCGGTGCGGTAG